The Flavobacterium marginilacus genome window below encodes:
- a CDS encoding glycoside hydrolase family 43 protein codes for MKLKYSIVLCFLCSFVFSQNNYFFSGKKWKDTDGVHINAHGGGIIFAGGTYYWYGEFKTEGKGGNTALKGVSCYTSKDLYNWKNEGIVLKAEQNPNSEITKGCIIERPKVVFNKKTGKYVMWFHLELKGQGYDAARAATAISDSPKGPFKFKKSYRPNKGVWPVDFKDEFKSATANESSLKSWSPEWLTAIQNGLLVRRDFDKGQMSRDMTVYVDDNEKAYLIHSSEDNLTLHISELTDDYLDFTKKWTRMAPAGHNEAPAVFKKGGMYYMITSGCTGWDPNEARSFSSKSILGPWKALGNPCTGPDADAGLTFHSQSTYIFPVQGKKNQFIFMADRWKPDNPIDGSYIWLPIKTADEKPILVWSDKWNLSDFKEN; via the coding sequence ATGAAATTAAAATATTCGATAGTTCTGTGTTTCCTATGCTCTTTTGTTTTTTCGCAAAACAATTATTTCTTTTCTGGAAAAAAATGGAAGGATACAGATGGCGTACATATTAATGCTCATGGCGGCGGTATTATTTTTGCCGGCGGAACGTATTATTGGTATGGAGAATTTAAGACCGAAGGCAAAGGAGGAAACACCGCTTTAAAGGGTGTCAGCTGCTATACGTCTAAAGATTTATATAACTGGAAAAACGAAGGTATTGTTCTAAAGGCTGAACAGAATCCTAATTCGGAAATAACAAAAGGCTGTATAATTGAACGTCCGAAAGTGGTTTTTAATAAAAAGACAGGAAAGTATGTGATGTGGTTTCATTTGGAATTGAAAGGGCAGGGGTACGATGCAGCAAGAGCAGCGACAGCTATTAGTGATTCGCCTAAAGGACCGTTTAAATTTAAGAAATCATACCGTCCGAATAAAGGAGTATGGCCAGTCGATTTTAAAGATGAATTTAAATCGGCCACGGCCAATGAAAGCAGTTTAAAATCCTGGAGCCCAGAATGGCTGACAGCAATTCAGAACGGTCTGCTGGTACGAAGGGATTTTGACAAAGGACAGATGTCAAGAGACATGACTGTATATGTCGATGACAATGAAAAGGCTTATCTGATTCACTCATCTGAGGATAATCTGACGCTTCATATTTCGGAACTTACAGATGACTATTTGGATTTTACCAAAAAATGGACACGAATGGCTCCAGCTGGTCATAATGAAGCGCCCGCAGTTTTCAAAAAAGGCGGAATGTATTATATGATAACCTCAGGATGCACAGGCTGGGATCCTAATGAAGCACGTTCGTTTAGCTCTAAATCTATTTTGGGACCGTGGAAAGCTTTGGGTAATCCGTGTACGGGTCCGGATGCGGATGCGGGATTAACATTCCATTCGCAAAGCACTTATATTTTTCCGGTTCAGGGCAAAAAAAATCAGTTTATTTTTATGGCAGACAGATGGAAACCAGACAATCCCATCGACGGAAGTTATATTTGGCTGCCAATAAAAACAGCAGATGAGAAACCAATTTTAGTATGGTCTGATAAATGGAATCTATCAGATTTTAAAGAAAATTAA
- a CDS encoding glycoside hydrolase family 16 protein, with product MRFAGKLLVLGIVLILIYGFVTDKEKLPKYKGYHLIWNDEFTIDGTPDKKNWNYEEGFVRNNENQWYQKENAYCQTGFLIIEAKKESRKNPDFVSYNHKDWRKKKDSIKITSSCLITQGKHSWKYGRFEMRAKIPVSKGMWPAFWTLGIEGNWPANGEIDIMEYYTGKILANAAWKSDKQDTAWDSKTVPLSDFKDSSWADEFHIWRMDWDAQSIKLYVDNQLLNEIDVKGTVQNAAQKILPFQQPHYLLVNLAVGGDNGGQYTAENFPSKYIIDYIRVYQKNK from the coding sequence ATGAGATTTGCTGGTAAGCTTTTGGTATTGGGAATTGTCCTGATTTTGATTTATGGTTTTGTAACAGATAAGGAAAAACTGCCAAAGTATAAAGGGTATCATTTGATTTGGAATGATGAATTTACTATTGATGGAACTCCGGATAAAAAGAATTGGAACTATGAAGAGGGTTTTGTCAGAAACAATGAAAATCAATGGTATCAAAAAGAGAATGCCTATTGCCAAACCGGATTTCTTATAATCGAAGCCAAAAAGGAAAGCAGAAAAAATCCCGATTTTGTTTCGTATAATCACAAAGACTGGCGCAAAAAAAAAGATTCTATAAAAATCACTTCCTCCTGTTTAATTACGCAGGGAAAACATTCCTGGAAATATGGAAGGTTTGAAATGCGGGCCAAAATTCCGGTATCAAAAGGAATGTGGCCGGCCTTTTGGACTCTTGGCATTGAAGGAAACTGGCCTGCTAACGGAGAGATTGACATTATGGAATACTACACGGGCAAAATACTGGCCAATGCGGCATGGAAATCAGATAAGCAAGATACGGCATGGGACAGTAAAACGGTTCCGCTGAGTGATTTTAAAGACAGTTCCTGGGCTGATGAATTTCATATATGGAGAATGGACTGGGATGCACAATCGATTAAGTTATATGTTGATAATCAGCTTTTAAATGAGATCGATGTGAAGGGAACTGTCCAAAACGCTGCCCAAAAGATACTTCCGTTTCAGCAGCCTCATTATTTATTAGTAAATCTGGCAGTAGGCGGAGATAATGGCGGCCAGTATACGGCAGAAAATTTTCCGTCAAAATACATAATAGATTATATAAGGGTTTATCAAAAAAATAAGTAA
- a CDS encoding glycosyl hydrolase, translated as MKKLYTFLLFWLSVFVFNIHAQAPNLPVKAGLATTLNGSKTFTNAVSSDIISFPLSNQTEFTLEVKAKVNSAAGRGLDVEVKNTSGLGFRTSLDKTTFNNTTILSLTDNLSTSVDNAQEQTYRYAIKDGVANIYQDGHYLTSKALNFLNDNSGAAVAYGADNLLGRWAGVTGNNSGKPNDYGWANTAAGLPWNTANSTSGVRYLDVTSGHTYESDNTVFSGRIMYIRWDNASYSASVYSYPVKLEQGLRYEFSWLYEYISNAAPGAKLNVAISSGADGSGVLTSKSFTTGNANKLRKGDLSFVSNADGLYYLTITGDYALMAIADLKLKSSNLINNWDGYFNDNAGTPAAYGWTNAASPTIFNTANSTSGTRFMDVTSGHTFESDNSVYSGRLLYIRWDSTALENSVYSFPVQLEASKDYQFSWIYEYISNLSPGSQMTVSVSTATNGGGTVLASKSFVTGAVNKLRKGDLSFQSQTAAGTYYINVTGAKALFGIGDLKVQSQQTANIVIGKNYAAGAVDMAVTSVTFENTAYAPVKVISPSLQTANISANTSAAAYTKSNVVLSDTASLYLKNGYNPLINSTVNLSSADNRLYFENIKPSDVISSQLQYVSINGVAAVNGTNVNVTNYGSGTAVSPYTASYQPLQVFTEENYAGTSQQYVTVTPFDNLGSFDNAIKSFKLKKGYMATFATSADGSGYSRVYIAENEDLEVPVLPVNLKGTISFIRTMKWHQVTKKGLAGGSTEAINAENITWYYNWNTGMDTTPNVEYVPIRQTQYWPGFAPAYTKDGYTHFLGFNEPDRPDQSNMTVEAAISSWPGLLKSGLRVGSPATSDPFNPWMANFMTQAEANNYRVDYVALHCYWYKTAAQWKSDLQYIYDKYHRPIWITEWNIGANWTANNFPDDVNTLTDANAAKHKNDLAAILTVLESADYVERYSIYNWVQDARAMYVTINDAFKTRNPNWQSYVWLQTAPVISSTAADYTVLTPAGQYYAKNASAKAYNSAKEYIPVWKTKVETLSYTLSFDYKNITVKWTGTNKDLVNKYVLERKLSGESAFSVFYESTNYSVLEKIDLVRTHAEYRIKVIGKDNVESAYSAILVYDQPVIPAIPAGFQGEAISTSAINLKWSPVSGAESYKIKRAATINGTYEMLAAYVKDTIFGDTNLAANTDYFYKIASENAGGESQYSAALQVKTLSQSQRGTAVKTAVSLDVNTLPEESADKICVFPNSTTGLFDVILPVNEDVVSIAIFTLDGKLISASNHLNTNGKVQLNIENQPPGIYLVKIQSHPDKTLRIIKK; from the coding sequence ATGAAAAAACTATACACATTTTTATTATTCTGGTTATCGGTTTTTGTATTCAATATACATGCACAAGCTCCTAATCTGCCTGTTAAAGCAGGTTTGGCAACAACTTTAAATGGTTCTAAGACTTTTACAAACGCTGTGAGTTCAGATATTATATCTTTTCCATTATCCAATCAAACCGAATTTACTTTAGAAGTAAAAGCCAAAGTTAACTCGGCAGCCGGAAGAGGATTGGATGTTGAGGTTAAAAATACCAGCGGACTCGGATTTAGAACCTCTTTAGATAAAACAACTTTTAATAATACAACAATTTTATCGTTAACTGATAATTTAAGTACTTCAGTAGATAATGCTCAGGAACAAACTTATCGGTATGCAATAAAAGACGGAGTTGCTAATATTTATCAGGATGGACATTATTTAACTTCTAAAGCGCTTAATTTTTTAAATGATAATTCGGGAGCCGCTGTAGCATACGGTGCTGATAATTTACTAGGAAGATGGGCTGGAGTTACAGGGAATAATTCTGGAAAACCTAATGATTATGGCTGGGCTAATACGGCTGCAGGTCTGCCTTGGAATACTGCTAATTCAACCAGTGGTGTTAGATATCTGGATGTAACTTCGGGACATACTTATGAATCCGATAATACAGTTTTCAGCGGAAGAATAATGTACATTCGCTGGGACAATGCCAGTTATTCAGCATCAGTATATAGTTATCCTGTTAAACTGGAACAAGGCCTGAGATATGAATTTTCATGGCTTTATGAATATATTTCCAATGCTGCTCCGGGAGCTAAATTGAATGTAGCAATATCGTCAGGGGCTGATGGATCGGGTGTTTTGACTTCGAAATCATTTACAACTGGTAATGCCAATAAATTAAGAAAAGGAGATTTATCTTTTGTTTCGAATGCTGACGGTCTTTATTATTTGACAATTACAGGTGATTACGCACTTATGGCGATTGCCGATTTAAAATTGAAATCTTCAAATTTAATTAATAACTGGGACGGTTATTTCAATGATAATGCAGGAACGCCGGCTGCTTATGGATGGACTAATGCTGCTTCTCCAACGATTTTTAATACAGCAAACAGTACGAGCGGAACACGATTTATGGATGTAACTTCGGGGCATACTTTTGAATCCGATAATTCCGTTTACAGCGGAAGATTACTGTATATCAGATGGGATAGCACAGCACTTGAAAATTCAGTTTATTCTTTCCCGGTGCAGTTGGAAGCTTCAAAAGACTATCAATTTTCATGGATTTATGAATATATTTCTAATTTAAGTCCCGGATCTCAAATGACTGTATCCGTTTCTACAGCTACAAATGGCGGAGGAACAGTTCTGGCATCAAAAAGTTTTGTAACCGGAGCCGTTAATAAATTAAGAAAAGGAGATTTGTCATTTCAATCTCAAACAGCTGCAGGAACATATTACATTAACGTAACTGGGGCCAAAGCACTTTTTGGAATAGGTGATTTAAAAGTTCAGAGCCAGCAGACAGCCAATATTGTTATTGGAAAAAATTATGCGGCTGGTGCTGTTGATATGGCAGTTACTTCTGTGACTTTTGAAAATACAGCTTATGCACCGGTAAAAGTTATTAGTCCTTCACTGCAGACTGCAAATATTTCAGCCAATACGAGTGCTGCAGCTTATACAAAATCAAATGTTGTGTTAAGCGACACAGCTTCTTTATATCTTAAAAACGGATACAATCCTTTAATTAATTCGACAGTAAACTTAAGTTCGGCAGATAACCGTCTGTATTTTGAAAACATTAAACCAAGTGACGTAATCAGTTCGCAGTTACAATATGTTTCAATAAACGGTGTTGCGGCAGTCAATGGCACCAATGTAAATGTTACAAATTACGGGTCAGGTACGGCAGTCTCGCCTTATACTGCAAGTTATCAGCCATTGCAGGTTTTTACCGAAGAAAATTATGCAGGAACATCGCAGCAGTATGTTACGGTGACTCCATTTGATAATTTAGGATCATTTGATAATGCCATCAAATCATTTAAATTAAAAAAAGGGTATATGGCCACTTTTGCCACAAGTGCAGACGGATCAGGATACAGCAGGGTTTATATAGCTGAAAATGAAGATCTGGAAGTTCCTGTTTTACCTGTTAATTTAAAAGGAACAATTTCATTTATCAGAACTATGAAATGGCACCAGGTCACCAAAAAAGGACTAGCCGGGGGAAGTACAGAAGCTATAAATGCAGAAAATATTACATGGTATTACAATTGGAATACAGGAATGGATACCACGCCAAATGTAGAATATGTCCCGATTAGACAAACTCAGTATTGGCCTGGATTTGCGCCTGCATATACTAAAGATGGTTATACACATTTCCTTGGTTTCAATGAACCAGACCGTCCTGATCAGTCGAATATGACAGTGGAGGCAGCGATTAGTTCTTGGCCAGGACTTTTAAAATCTGGTTTGAGAGTGGGTTCTCCAGCAACATCAGATCCTTTTAATCCGTGGATGGCTAATTTTATGACTCAGGCAGAGGCCAATAATTACAGGGTTGATTATGTTGCACTTCACTGTTACTGGTATAAAACTGCGGCACAATGGAAAAGTGATTTACAGTACATATATGATAAGTACCACCGACCAATCTGGATTACAGAATGGAATATTGGAGCTAACTGGACTGCTAATAATTTTCCGGATGATGTTAATACGCTTACTGATGCCAATGCGGCTAAACACAAAAATGATTTAGCAGCTATATTAACCGTTTTAGAAAGTGCTGATTATGTAGAACGCTATTCTATTTACAATTGGGTACAGGATGCCAGAGCAATGTATGTTACTATAAATGATGCTTTTAAAACCAGAAACCCAAACTGGCAGAGTTATGTATGGCTTCAGACAGCACCAGTAATTTCCAGTACAGCAGCTGATTATACGGTTTTAACTCCGGCAGGACAGTATTATGCTAAAAATGCATCAGCAAAAGCTTATAATTCAGCTAAGGAATACATTCCTGTGTGGAAAACAAAAGTAGAAACGCTGAGTTATACCCTTTCATTTGATTATAAGAATATTACAGTAAAATGGACAGGGACTAATAAGGATTTAGTTAATAAATATGTTCTTGAAAGAAAACTAAGCGGCGAAAGTGCATTTTCAGTTTTCTATGAATCAACAAACTATAGTGTTCTTGAAAAAATAGATCTGGTTCGTACACATGCCGAATACAGAATTAAAGTTATAGGTAAAGATAATGTTGAATCTGCATACTCAGCCATATTGGTTTATGATCAGCCGGTTATTCCTGCAATTCCTGCTGGCTTTCAGGGTGAGGCGATCTCGACATCAGCAATTAATTTAAAATGGTCGCCAGTATCAGGAGCTGAATCTTATAAAATTAAAAGAGCAGCAACAATAAATGGTACTTATGAAATGTTAGCTGCTTATGTAAAAGACACCATTTTTGGCGATACAAATCTAGCAGCAAATACAGATTACTTCTATAAAATCGCATCAGAAAATGCAGGAGGAGAAAGTCAGTATTCTGCAGCTTTGCAGGTTAAAACATTGTCACAGTCACAAAGAGGAACAGCTGTTAAAACTGCAGTTTCTTTGGATGTGAATACATTGCCGGAAGAATCTGCTGATAAAATCTGCGTGTTTCCAAACTCTACGACAGGTCTATTTGATGTTATTTTACCAGTGAATGAGGATGTTGTCTCAATTGCAATTTTTACTTTGGATGGTAAATTAATTTCAGCATCGAATCATTTAAATACAAACGGTAAAGTGCAGCTGAATATTGAAAATCAGCCTCCGGGAATTTATCTGGTAAAGATTCAATCACATCCAGATAAAACACTCCGAATTATTAAAAAATAA
- a CDS encoding RagB/SusD family nutrient uptake outer membrane protein, which produces MKRYIKNKISTLVPLVAATALLVSCSKDFLEPDPLSLYEPETTFTTEAGLKAVLANADKGLRNNYIHFNSAGNSVPIGTEYVFSDMAKYGKTDNTSTISDFANTMVPTMSFKRDTNDDFYFGFYWDEGYTGIKHANTILRYIDYVPNLSQEDKNKYIGQAYFHRAYRYLNLVYQFGDIPLITKILEVPKQSYYSTKKEAIIEMITADMEKAVEWVPDQSKLPYLGLVNKGACRQLLIKCYLASGRFAEAEAQANILINQSGYSLMQSTFGTFDPGGNPTTWTINRNVIWDLHRPENKIIGGNKEAILVMPNGGVQSFLGFASMRIFGPNWNSGTLTTPDGKQAAGRFASNNANYQAKYDYARALGRGIATISASYYSQHPMWVVNGVEDKQDLRHNSTVGNWVNMTDLKYSDKTSAYYQQNFRMKFNNVLLSKDTLREWFDFPLYKIYLHDVVNETNPNATDFQGASTGGKAHWYLYRLAETYLLRAEARFYQGNTAGAAQDVNVIRARAGASQMYTNVTIGDICAERGRELYLEEWRNVELKRISHCLALSGKPDEWGQTYSKTNWDKQSGVDAAGGSYWYQRIVHYTLYNKYPAGIVVPNGTKFYTMDKRNNYWPIPNSAITANIKGKLSQNFGYDGYDANVKVWDKWQDAVANESQL; this is translated from the coding sequence ATGAAAAGATATATAAAAAATAAAATCTCAACACTTGTGCCTTTAGTAGCAGCAACTGCTCTTTTGGTTTCTTGTTCTAAGGATTTTCTGGAGCCGGATCCACTTTCGCTTTACGAACCGGAAACTACATTCACTACAGAAGCTGGGTTAAAAGCAGTTTTAGCAAATGCTGATAAAGGGCTGCGTAATAATTACATCCATTTTAACAGTGCCGGTAATAGTGTGCCTATTGGTACAGAATATGTTTTCTCTGATATGGCAAAATATGGAAAAACGGATAATACCAGTACTATTTCTGATTTTGCCAATACCATGGTGCCCACCATGAGTTTTAAAAGGGATACCAATGATGATTTTTATTTTGGGTTTTACTGGGATGAAGGTTATACCGGCATTAAACATGCTAATACTATATTGCGATACATTGATTATGTACCAAATTTATCACAAGAAGATAAAAATAAATATATTGGTCAGGCTTATTTTCACAGAGCATACCGCTATCTTAATTTAGTGTATCAATTTGGAGATATTCCGTTGATTACAAAAATTCTGGAAGTTCCAAAACAGAGTTACTATTCTACTAAAAAGGAAGCTATTATTGAAATGATTACAGCAGATATGGAAAAAGCTGTAGAATGGGTACCGGATCAGTCAAAATTACCTTATCTAGGTTTAGTAAACAAAGGTGCATGCCGTCAGTTATTGATTAAGTGTTATTTAGCATCAGGCAGATTTGCAGAAGCTGAAGCACAGGCTAATATTCTTATCAACCAATCAGGTTATTCTTTAATGCAGAGTACTTTTGGAACTTTTGATCCAGGAGGAAATCCAACTACATGGACAATTAACAGAAATGTAATCTGGGATTTGCACCGACCTGAAAACAAGATTATTGGTGGTAATAAAGAAGCAATATTGGTAATGCCAAATGGCGGAGTACAGTCATTTTTAGGATTTGCTTCGATGAGAATTTTTGGACCTAACTGGAATTCCGGTACACTTACCACACCTGATGGTAAGCAGGCTGCAGGCCGTTTTGCCTCTAACAATGCAAATTATCAGGCTAAATATGATTATGCAAGAGCATTGGGACGCGGTATCGCTACTATTAGTGCGTCTTATTATTCACAGCATCCTATGTGGGTTGTAAATGGTGTAGAGGATAAGCAGGATCTTAGACACAACAGCACTGTTGGTAACTGGGTAAATATGACTGATCTTAAATATAGTGATAAAACTTCTGCTTACTATCAGCAGAATTTTAGAATGAAATTTAATAACGTTCTGTTATCGAAGGACACTTTGCGTGAATGGTTTGATTTTCCTTTGTATAAAATTTATCTGCATGATGTTGTAAATGAAACTAATCCAAATGCGACTGATTTTCAAGGTGCCAGCACAGGAGGTAAAGCACATTGGTATCTGTACCGTTTAGCCGAAACTTATCTGTTAAGAGCCGAAGCACGTTTCTATCAGGGTAATACTGCTGGAGCAGCTCAGGATGTAAATGTTATCAGAGCGAGAGCAGGAGCTTCTCAAATGTATACTAATGTAACTATTGGAGATATTTGTGCAGAAAGAGGAAGGGAACTTTATCTTGAAGAATGGAGAAATGTCGAGTTAAAACGTATCTCGCACTGTCTTGCACTCAGCGGAAAACCAGATGAATGGGGCCAGACTTACAGTAAAACCAATTGGGATAAGCAGTCTGGAGTAGATGCAGCAGGAGGAAGTTATTGGTATCAGCGTATTGTACATTATACTCTTTATAACAAATATCCAGCTGGTATTGTGGTTCCAAATGGTACTAAATTTTATACCATGGACAAACGCAATAACTACTGGCCTATTCCTAACAGCGCTATAACGGCTAATATTAAAGGTAAACTAAGTCAGAACTTCGGTTATGACGGTTACGATGCTAACGTTAAGGTTTGGGACAAATGGCAGGATGCTGTTGCAAATGAATCGCAGCTTTAA